A single Eleginops maclovinus isolate JMC-PN-2008 ecotype Puerto Natales chromosome 5, JC_Emac_rtc_rv5, whole genome shotgun sequence DNA region contains:
- the LOC134864447 gene encoding E3 SUMO-protein ligase KIAA1586-like codes for MEEDDDVADDHPTCASSSSLPAARDRGGEVAAVVRRLPDGWTSQQWSEWITRLPWLFSKDGSIGCTLCRDAKSFLLSTDKGGVHLSEEWMNGDVSSKTKNNLRKKIYKHRDSVAHNRAVELAETRKQAILPNQILAINGKLLEETSNAFRSAYMIAKERMAFKKLPPVMQLQEINGAKVGAVHRSDKSCAEIIGHIALEMQKKFVCNVKKAQSKISITIDESTVHGRAYMIVYVRCDVTGKGDVDNVFLGLKELVEGTDAESIYNSLREALRVAGFDDEFLSNNLISIATDGASVLTGKNSGVIARLKQDFPKIQSIHCFCHRLELAVHDSLKLVAGCNHFEIFVSKLYSLYNQSAKNARLLEEAAAELNMQLLKIGQIFTIRWVSSSFRTVKAVWNNYPALARHFKIASEDPSRNDTERKKFLGLHKQLSNAGFVADLACMKDMLRELQALSLRLQQRDIDIVSANCQIQQCIDVLSALKECGGKSAQKAEDRITQRLFKGVELVECSGKIKRGQFYQSVIDNLKKRMPESDLVNMLKPLNKRFWPQDRNALIMYGEKEIRALAKELGESASEAVQELRDWKLQDAAPAPGKTLEKLSIASRTYLPTSSECERGFSAMNDTDSKTRNRLREASTSSLLFVDLNGPPLERFDPTPFITSWLKSGHRLSTSWASGPRAKATEPRPLWSLLC; via the coding sequence atggaagaagatgatgatgttgctgatgACCACCCCActtgtgcttcctcttcctccctgcctgctgCTCGAGATCGGGGGGGTGAAGTTGCTGCGGTGGTCCGGCGGCTGCCGGATGGCTGGACCAGCCAACAGTGGAGTGAGTGGATCACACGCCTCCCATGGCTATTCTCCAAGGATGGATCCATAGGCTGTACTCTCTGCAGGGATGCTAAAAGCTTTCTCCTCAGTACTGATAAAGGTGGAGTGCACTTATCAGAAGAATGGATGAACGGGGACGTATCCAGTAAAACTAAGAACAACTTGCGTAAGAAAATCTACAAGCATCGGGATAGTGTGGCGCACAACAGGGCAGTTGAActggcagaaacaagaaaacaagcaatactGCCGAACCAGATTCTCGCAATCAACGGAAAGTTGCTGGAGGAAACGTCCAATGCTTTCCGATCTGCGTATATGATagcaaaggaaaggatggcatttaaaaaactcccacctgtcatgcagcttcaagagATCAATGGGGCAAAGGTAGGCGCTGTACACAGATCCGACAAATCCTGTGCTGAGATTATTGGCCACATTGCACtcgaaatgcagaaaaagtttgtatgtaatgttaaaaaggcccagtcaaaaataagcatcaCTATTGATGAGAGCACTGTGCACGGACGTGCATATATGATTGTATATGTGAGATGTGAcgtgacaggaaagggagatgtggataatgtgtttttaggccTCAAAGAGTTAGTCGAGGGCACAGACGCCGAGTCCATCTACAACAGCCTGAGAGAGGCTCTACGTGTTGCAGGTTTTGATGACGAGTTTTTGTCTAACAATCTCATCAGCATAGCCACTGACGGCGCGTCTGTCCTCACTGGCAAAAACAGTGGGGTCATTGCTCGCCTAAAACAGGACTTCCCCAAAATCCAGTCTATACATTGTTTTTGTCACCGGCTAGAATTGGCAGTCCATGACTCTCTTAAACTTgttgctggatgtaaccacttcgaaatttttgtttcaaagttgtaCAGTTTGTACAATCAGTCCGCAAAGAATGCGAGACtcctggaggaggcagcagcggagttgaatatgcagcttttaaaaatcgGGCAGATTTTTACCATCAGGTGGGTGTCAAGCAGTTTTAGAACTGTTAAGGCCGTCTGGAACAACTACCCTGCTTtagcaagacacttcaaaatcgCAAGTGAGGATCCATCTCGTAATGACACGGAAAGGAAGAAATTCCTAGGGCTCCATAAACAACTCTCAAACGCTGGATTTGTAGCCGATCTGGCTTGCATGAAAGACATGCTTCGTGAGCTTCAGGCCCTGTCACTAAGGTTGCAGCAAAGAGACATCGACATAGTGAGCGCGAATTGTCAGATTCAGCAGTGCATCGATGtactttctgctttgaaagaGTGTGGAGGTAAATCAGCACAGAAGGCCGAGGACCGCataacacaaagactgttcaaaGGTGTGGAGCTAGTGGAGTGCAGCGGCAAAATTAAAAGGGGTCAGTTCTATCAGTCTGTGATCGACAATCTTAAGAAGCGAATGCCAGAGTCAGATCTTGTCAATATGCTCAAACCCCTCAACAAGCGCTTTTGGCCACAGGACCGCAACGCACTTATAATGtatggggaaaaagaaatacgGGCCCTTGCGAAAGAACTCGGTGAATCTGCTAGTGAAGCAGTACAGGAGCTTCGCGACTGGAAGTTACAAGATGCTGCACCTGCACCAGGCAAAACGCTGGAGAAACTGTCCATTGCAAGCAGAACTTACCTGCCCACTTCATCGGAGTGCGAGAGGGGCTTTTCAGCTATGAATGACACGGACAGTAAGACTCGCAATAGACTGCGTGAAGCCAGCACCTCCTCACTACTTTTCGTGGACCTTAATGGACCTCCACTGGAGAGATTCGATCCAACGCCCTTCATCACATCTTGGCTGAAGTCGGGTCATCGTCTGTCCACATCATGGGCTAGTGGACCTAGAGCAAAAGCAACTGAGCCCAGACCGCTGTGGTCGCTTTTGTGTTAG